The sequence TCCATGAGCGTGACGACCGTGCCGCCGCCCGTCTCGAACATGACGTGCGCGCCCTGGAAGTCCTCCGGCGGGCGCAACAGGTCGAGATCGAGGATGTCTCGGTAGAAGGCGTACGCGTCGTCCAGATCGTCCACGTCGATGTTGATGTGGTCGATGGCGTCCATGCCCTCACTGGCGAGTGTGGGGCGAAATAGGTTTCCCCGCCCCGCCGCACAGCTACGGGTTTTTGTATGCGCGAACGCAAGGGCGGCTATGAGCCACGACGACCTCGAACACGCGGGATTCAAGGATCGAACCCGCGTCGACGAGGCCCTGGAGACGATTCTGCACGCCGTGTCGGGCCACGACCGAACCGAGCGCATCGCCTTGGGACGGGTCGACGGCCGGACGCTCGCTGAGACGGTGACCGCGCCGACGCCCGTCCCCGGCTATGACCGGGCGGCGATGGACGGCTACGCGGTGCGCGCCGAGGACACCTTCGGCGCGACGGGTCGGTCACCCACGGTGCTCCGCGAGGCCGACGGTGAGGTCGCCCCCGGCGAGGCCGTCCGCGTCCACACGGGCAGTGACCTCCCCGACGGCGCCGACGCCGTCGTCATGGTCGAGGAGACGGAGATCGTCGGCGACGAGATAGAGGTGTTCGACGCCGTCGCCGAGGGTGAGAACGTCGGCGAAGTAGGCGAGGACGTCGCCGAGGGCGAGGAACTCTACCAGCCGGGCCACCGGATCCGCCCCTCCGATCTCGGCCTGCTGAAATCCGTCGGCATCGATCAGGTCGAGGTGTACGACCCGCCGACGGTCGGCGTCATCCCGACGGGCGAGGAACTCGTCCAGCGCGACCCCGCGCCCGGCGAAGTCATCGAAACCAACGGGCTCACCGTCTCGCGCCTCGCCAACCGCTGGGGCGCCATCCCCACGTATCGAAACGTCGTCGACGACGACCCGCACGCCATCCGCGCCGCGATCCAGCGGGATCTGGCCAAGGACGTGGTGGTCACCACGGGCGGGTCGTCGGTCGGCGAACGCGACTACACGCCCGAAGTCGTCGACGACATCGGCGAGGTGCTGGTCCACGGCGTCGCGCTCAAACCCGGCCATCCCGTCGCCCTCGGCGTCGTCGAAGACACGCCGGTGATCATGCTCCCGGGCTACCCCGTCGCCTGCATCATCAACGCCGTCCAGTTCCTCCGACCGATCCTCAAGACCGTGGGCAACATGCCCGTCCCCGACCACCCGACCGTCGAGGCCCGGTTGACGCGAAAGATTTCCAGCGAACCCGGAACCCGGACGTTCGCCCGCGTTCGGTTGACCGAGGACGGCGAGGACGACACGCCCGCCGCCGAACCCACTCGCGCGAGCGGTGCGGGCGTCCTCTCCAGCGTCGCGCTGGCGGATGGCTGGGTCGTCGTCCCCGAGGAACGCGAGGGGTACGACGCGGGTGACCACGTCGCCGTCGAGAACTGGGAGTGGTCGGCATGAGTGACGGCCGACAGGAGTTCCACGACCTCAAATCCCCCGCGGAGGCCCGGGACGCCATCGACTCGCTCGACCTGTCGCCCGCCGACGAGACGGTTCCGCTCGACGAGGCGCGGGGCCGCGTCCTCGCGGAGCGCATCGACGCCGGCCTCGACGTGCCAGGGTTCGACCGCGCGAGCATGGACGGCTACGCGGTGCGCGCCGAGGACACCTTCGGTGCCGACGAGGCCGACCCCGCTGTCCTCGAACAGGTCGGCTCGGTCCACGCCGGCGCCGAACCCGACGTGCGCGTCGACCCAGGCACCTGCGCCGAGATTTCGACGGGGGCGGTGATGCCACCCGGCGCCGACGCCGTCGTCATGGTCGAGCGAACGGACGAGACGGCCGACGGCGTGGCGATCCGCACCTCGGTCGCGCCCGGCGACAACGTGATGGTCGCGGGCGCTGACGTGGCCGCGGGGTCACGTGCGCTCGGCCCCGGCACCCTGCTCACGCCGCGCGAAATCGGATTGCTGTCGGCGCTCGGCGTCGACGAGGTCCCCGTCCGCGGCACGCCGACGGTCGGTATCGTCTCCACCGGCGACGAACTCGTCCGCCCCGGTGAGACGCTCCGCAGCGAGGCCGGACAGATCTACGATGTCAACTCCTACACCATCGCCGCGGGCGTCGAGGAAGCGGGCGGCGAGGCCGTCCTCTACCCCCACGCCGGCGACGATTACGACGAGATGGAGCGCCTCTTGGTCGAGGCTGCCGAGGAGTGTGATCTCGTGCTCTCCTCGGGGTCGACCTCCGCCAGCGCCGTCGATGTCATCTACCGCGTCATCGAGAGCGAGGGCGAACTCCTGCTGCACGGCGTCTCGGTCAAGCCGGGCAAGCCGATGCTCGTCGGGCACCTGGAGGACTCGGCGTACGTCGGCCTCCCCGGCTACCCCGTCTCCGCGCTCACCATCTTCCGAACCTTCGTCGCGCCGGCGATTCGCGCCGCGGCCGGCCTCCCCGCCCCTCAGACGGCGGCCGTCGAGGGGCGGATGGCCGTCCAGGAGCGATACGGCGAGGGGCGCACCAGACTCATGCCCGTCGGCCTCGTCGAAACCGACGAGGGAACGCTTGTCTACCCCGTCGACAAGGGAAGCGGGGCGACGACGAGTCTGGTCGAGGCCGACGGCGTCGTCGAAGTGGACGCCGACACCGCCTACCTCGCCGAGGGCGAGTCCGTGACGGTGCAGTTGTTCTCGCCCGACGTGCGCGCGCCGACCCTCCTCGGTGTCGGCGAGGACGACCCCGCGCTCTCGCGCTTGCTCGATCATCTGGAGCGCCCCCGCTATCTCGATGTCGGAAGCCGCCAGGCTCGGCGCCGCCTCCGCGACGGCGTCCCCGACGTGGCCGTCGTCACCGGCCCCAGCGACCGCGACGTGTCGGCCGTCGACCTCGGCGGGTGGCGTCGGGAGTGGGGTCTCGTCGTCCCCGATGGCAACCCCGACGCCATCACCGGCGTCGCCGACCTGGTGGACCGCGACCTCCGAGTCAGCAACCGCTCGCGGGATTCCGGGCTCCGGGCCAGCCTCGACGCCGAACTCGACGCCCTCGCGTCGGATCGCGGCGTCGACCGCCGGGACCTGACCGACGCCATCGACGGCTACGAGCTGACGGTCAAGGGCTTCGAGAGCCCCGCGCGGAAGGTACTGGCCGGCGACGCCGACGCCGGACTCGGCCTGCGGGCGACGGCGCAAGCCCTCGACTGCGGGTTCGTTCCGCTCGGTACCGAGTCGGTTCGCGTCCTGGCGAACCCGGATCGAACCGAGAAAACGGGAGTCAAACAGCTCGAATCTGCCCTCGATACGCATTTCGACGACATCGTGGCGTCGCTCGCGGGCGTCGAACGCTAGTCGCTGCCCGTCGGCGTCGCGGCGCGACCGACCGCGTCGTCGGATGTCGTCATCCTTCGCAGTTCGTCGAGCGACTCGACCCGATAGTCGCCGAGGACACACCGCCCGCGGCGGTCCGGGCCGTGGCGTTCGACGTGAACGCCGTCGAGGCCGGCGTTCCACGCGGCGCCGATGTCGTTCGGCCCGTCGCCGGCGAGGATGCCGTCGTCCTCGTCGTCGACGCCGATATCGGACATGGCGAGATAGACGGGGGCAGGATCGGGTTTCCATCCAATCTCACCGGTACAGGAGACGACCGTATCGAACCAGTCGCGGATGCCGACGTGATCGAGCACCGGGTCGACGAGATACTCCTGGCAGTGGGTGACGAGACCGACGGGCCGATCGAGGTCCGCAACGAACGCGGCGTCGTCGTGGAGGTAGGTCGCCTCGGCGCGGTCGGCCGGATTCTCCGCGTCATGTAGGGCGTCCCAGAAGGTGTCGGGGTCGACGCCCCACTCCACCAACTGCGCCTCGCGGGCGCCCGAGAGACCGTGCCAGAGCACTTCGACCTCGTGGTCGGAGAAGGTGCGGTCGATCCGATCTCCGACGCGGTCGAACACGTCGCGGGCGTACGATGGTTCCACGTCCACGAGCGTTCCGTCGAGGTCGAACAGCCAGAAATCGTAGGCGTGTGCGACCATTCGAATACGGCTAGACGGGGGTGAAACAAGTGTGTTCCGCCCGTCACTCGACGCGGATCGAACTCCCCAGATGCGCGTGCAGCACTTCCCGCGGCGCGTCGTCGAAGTCGTCGGCGTCGGCGATGGCCTCGCGGAGGGCGTCGCGATACGCCTCGGCGGTGCGCAGTTCACTGAACGTGATGTCGGTGACGGTGACGCCGAGCCACTCCTCGGCCCGCCGGCGGAGGTAGTCCTCGTCGCTCACCTCGCCGTGCCACAGCGCGTCGCGGAAGAACAGCCAGCCGTCAGTCCCCGGTTCGGCGGCGGGTTTCGTGACCACCGTCTCGAAGGTGTCGGGGTCGGCGTCGACGCCGACGGGGTCGAGGCGAAAGGTCACGCGGAAGACGTAGGTGGCGCTCATCAGCGCTCGGCGTCGAACAGTTTGGCGAGGCGGATGTCGGTGTCGGTGATGCCGCCCGCCTCGTGGCTGGTCAGTCGCACTTCCACCTCGTCGTACCGGATGCAGATCTCCGGATGATGGAACTCTTCGTCGGCCACTTCCCCAACCCGGGTGGCGAAGGTGACGCCGTCGAGGTAGTTATCGAAGGGGTAGACGCGGACGATTTCGTTGCCGTCGCGCTCCCACTCCGGCGGAAGCCGTCGCTCGATTTCGTCGTCGTCGAGACGTTCGGCCATACGGATACGTCCATCGGACACCGGATAATGATTGGGGTGGGTGTCTCAGTCCTCGCGCAACCGCTCGCGGACGTGCCGTGGGGCGTCGCTGCCCTCGATCCCCTCCCGGGGCGCCTCCGCCGTCGTTGGCGACGGGTGATCGCCGAACTCGGGATCGAACAGGCTGAGCGCGGTCTGGATCGTTTCCCAGTCGTCCTCGGCGGCGGCGTCGCGGAGGCTCTTGGTCGGCGCCGAGAGCAACTGCCCGACGAGGGCGTCCGCGAGCGCCGCGACCGTCTCGCGTTGCTCGTCGGTCAACTCGCCCTGGGCCTCCAGTTGGGAGTACGCCGTGCGGAGTTCTCGCTCTTTGACCATCTCCGCGCTCTCGTACATCGCGGCGATGGCCTCGTCGGCCTGCTGGCGCTTGAACGAGTCGAGCAGGCGGTCGAACTCCTCGTCGATCATGCGCTCGACGGTGGCCGCAGCCTCCCGGCGCCGTTCGCGCGTGTCGGCGGTGATGGATTCGAGCGAGTCGATGTCGAACGCGTCGACGGCCGCCAGCTCCACGACCGCGGGGTCGACGTCCCGTGGCTGGGCGAGGTCGATGACGAGCGTCTCGCCCGCCGTCGCGAGATCCGATCGATCGAGGACGTGGTCGGGGCTGTTCGTGGCCGTGACGAGTACGTCGGCCCGTTCGGCGGCCGCGGCGGCGGCGTCGAGGGCGACAGCCGAGGCCGTCGTCTCCACGTCTTCGGCGAGGTGGGTGGCGTGCGGGACCGTCCGGTTGGCGACGACGATGTTCGTGACCGGCGTGTCGTCGAAGGCGCGGGCCGCGAGTCGGCCCATCTCGCCGGCGCCGACGACCATCGCCGTCGCACCGTCGAGGTCGCGCTCCTGCGCGGCGAGTTCGACGGCCGCGCTGCCGAGCGAGACGACGCCCTCGTTGATCGTCGTCTCGGTGCGTGCGCGCTCGCCGACGTGGATCGCTTTCGTGATGGCGGGCTCGAGTACCGGACCGACTCCGCCGACGCCGCGTGCCGTCTCGAACGCCGTCCGGAGTTGGCCGATGATCTGGTTCTCGCCGAGAACGAGGGATTCCAGCCCGGCCGCGACACGCATCAGGTGGCGGAGGCTGGTCTCGTGGTTGAGTTCCCGGACGGCGTCCCCGTCGACCGGCGCTGCGAAGTCGGCCAGTGCCTCGCGGCCGACCGTAGCGTCCGCGGTCACGACGTACGCCTCGGCCCGGTTACAGGTCTGGAGCGCGAACGCCTCGTCGACGCCGTCGCTCGCCAGCAGGTCACGCACGACGGCTGCCTCGTCGTCGCCCGCGACGGCCTCGATCTCGTCCACGGTGGCGTGCTGGTGGGATACCGTGACGCCCTGGAGGACACCCGTCTTCATCGTCGCTCCGTTCGAGATACGTAGATCATGCGCTCCGATTCGGCCGAGGATTCGGGACGGCGCTACCTAAACTCTTCCACTGCCGTGTCGCCCGCCGCGCGCGTGCCGTCGGGCGGTCGAACCCGTGAGTCCGCCCGTCCTGCTGGGCCGAGCGCGCTCTCGTTGGAGCGCGCTCCGTCGCTCGGCGCGGCGCGTGGTCTCCCTGGGTCCGGTGCATACACTTCCGTCCTCGATACGGCGCCTTAAACGTCTCGTCGTCTCCCGAGGCGTGGGGACGGAAGGCTCATGCGCATCCGCTCCGTACGCGGCGCCGATGACGACCTCTCGACGGACCTTCCTCGCCGCAGCGAGCGTGACGCTGGGTGGCGTCGCCGGCTGTCTCGGCGGCGGTGGCGGCAGCGGTAGCGCATCGAACCTCGGCGGCTACGAGTCGACGACGACCGACGGACAGGTCGTTCCGCTGGCGCCGCTCTCGGATGTGGTCGAGTGGTACAACAACGGCGACGCCCGCTTCGCGGACGCCCGCTCTCGGACCGCCTACGAGGAGTCACACATCGAGGGCGCCGTCTGGAGTCCCGCTCGCCACGGTCAGCGCACCGACGACCCGGTCGAGGCCTGGGACACCGACACGCTGATCGTCACGTACTGTGGCTGCCCCCATCACCTCTCGTCGATGCGGGCGGCGTCGCTCATCGACTCGGGGTACGAGCGCGTGGCCGCCCTCGACGAGGGATTCTGGGCGTGGCAGGACGGCGGCTATCCGGTGACAGGGTCCAGCGCCGACGTGGAACCGACCCTTCGTGTCGTGGAGGGGCGCACCGATCCGACCTTCGCCGGCGAGTGGGCGTGGGCGCGTCACGACCCCTCCGGACAGCGCGAGGTCGCCCCCATCGCCGACGACGGGTCGTACGCGCTCAACGTCCGCTTTGCCGACGTGGGTCCCGACGACCCGATCCGGATCACGACGCCGGCCTACGAACTCTCGGCGGCGGCCGCGTCGTTGGCGGCGGGCGTCATCGGCGCCGACGGCCGACTCATATGAAGTAGCGGAAGTCAGCAGCTACGGGTTATTGTAAGCCAGTCCCGGCGAGAATCTCTGGACAGTTACGATAATTCCTTATCAGTTGGACCGCTCGGCGGTCATGTCGTCGTTCTCGTCGAGGACGACGCTCGTCACGTCGTAGCCGCGGTCGCGGAGGGCCGCGACCAGCGCTTCTTGGTCCAGGTCGGCTTCGTAGTAGAACACGATGTCGAACGTTCCCTCACGGAGGAGTTGCTGACACTCCCAGACGAACTCCTCGCCGTCGACCGTGAGCCCCTGAAACTGGTTCGAGGAGAAGTCGGCGTCGTCGTTGCCGGCGTAGATGTACGTCTCGCCCTTGCCGGCGTGGTCGGCGATGACCTCGTTGAGTTCGACCGTGAGTTCGTGCATCTCGAGGTCCTCTTGGCCCGTCAGGTCGGTGTGGACGATGGCGCCGGCGAGATCGATATCGCCCGGTTCGAGCAGCGCTTTCGTCCGCTGGTAGAGGTCGTGGTCGAGTACGTCGCTCATGGCCGTTCGTATGCTGGCGCGGATTTACCGCTGGCGGTTTCGCGCTACCCCAGGCGCTCGTCGAGAATGAGCCGCGTTTTCGTGTTCTGCACCTCGTCTAAGTCCCGCGTCTTCGTGATGAGTTCGTTGACGGCGCGGGTGTCGGTGGCGTCGACGACCATGACGATGTCCTCCTCACCCGAGACCTGCCAGACGAAGTCCACCTCGTCCCACTCGGCGATCCGGTCGGAGACGCCCGTGGTGTCCACGTCGACGGCGACGGAGACCTCGATCATCGCTTTTACGTTGCCGGTGTGTGTCGCGACGGTGAAGCGCTCGATGATCCCCTCGTCGACGAGGCGTTCGACCCGGTTGCGGACCGTTCCCTCCGACGTGTCGACCCGGTCGGCGATCTCGGTGTAGGGCGTCCGCGAATCCCGCCGGAGGATGCTCAGAATCCGCCGGTCCAGTTCGTCCATGCGCTCCCTTGATCCGTTGGCCCCTTACCGATTGCGAATTTCGTAACGTGGCTTCGAAAGGAAGGCTTATTGGTGGCGCTTCCCTGTGTTTCTCGTAATGTCGGACGCCTATCTCGCACTGGAGGACGGCCGCGTCGTGGAAGCGCGCGGTCGTGCTCCGGGTCGGACGCGCGGCGAACTGGTCTTTACGACCGCGTACACGGGGTACGAGGAGAGCCTCACCGATCCCTCGTACGCCGAGCAGGTACTGACGTTCTCCTACCCCCTGATCGGCAACTACGGCGTCCGATCCGAGCGGTTCGAATCGGATCACATCCAGCCCCAGGCCGCCATCGCGCGAGAGTTCACCGAGGAGGTCGTCGAGTGGTGTGAGTCGGAGGACGTCCCCGCCATCGACCACCTCGACACTCGCGACCTCGTCACCTCCATCCGCGAGGAGGGTGCGATGAAATGCGGGCTGGCTGTCGGCCCCGACGCGACGCCCGAAGCGGCGAAGGAAGAACTCGACGCCTGCAAGGGCATGAGCGAGCACACCGACATCGGCGCGCAGGTGAGCGTCGACGACCCAGAGGTCTACGAGGGCGGCGCGGCCGCGACGGTCGCCCTCATCGACTGCGGCGCCAAGGGATCGATCATCGACTCCCTGGTCGAGCGCAACGCCACGGTTCACGTCCTGCCGTACGACGCGACGCCGGCGGACGTGGCCGCCGTCGACCCCGACGTGCTCTTCATCTCGAACGGCCCCGGCGACCCCGTCAACTTCGAGGCCGCCGAACAGCTGGTGTCGGAGTATCTCGGCGACCTGCCCGTCGCCGGCATCTGTCTCGGCCAGCAGGTCGTCGCCAACGCCCTCGGCGGCAGCACCGAGAAGATGGCCTTCGGCCACCGCGGCGTCAACCAGCCCGTCCGTGACCTGGAGACCGACCGCGTCGTCATGACGACCCAGAACCACGGCTACACGGTCGGCGACCCCGGCGACCGCCTCGACGTGACTCAGGTGAACGTCAACGACGGCACCGCGGAAGGCCTTGCCAACGAGGACCTGGGCGTCATCACCCGGCAGTACCACCCCGAGGCCAACCCCGGTCCCCACGACTCCCTCGATTTCTTCGACGACGTCCTCGACCTGGTGTCGGCGGACGCTCCAGTCGCCGCCTCGGACTAACCGCGGTCACTCCGTCACCGTCTCTTCACGTGCGATCCGCCGGAGGAGCACCACGATCACTGGCAGGACGACCACTGCGCCAGCGACGAAGGGTGACCAGTAGACCAACGCGTACAGCGCCGCTGCCGCGGGCGGGCCGACCGTCCGGCCGAGACTCCCCGCGCCCTGTGTAACGCCGAAGGCAGTGCCCTGTTCCGCCGGTCCGGCACTCACCGAGACGAGCGCCGCCAGCGACGGGTTGAGGAGGCCGTTTCCCAGCGAAAGTAGCCCCAACACGCCAAGCAGGGCCACGAGTTCGCGGGTGAGCCACGCCGGACCCCCCGGCGCCGGTACGACGCTCCCGAGTTCCGGGGCGAACGGGAGGGCGGCAAGCGAAACGAGCAGGAGCGCTGCGCCCACGACGGCGAGGCGTCCGGAGCCGATGCGGTCGGAGAGGCGCCCCACGAGCACCCCCTGATTCACTGCGCCGAGTACGCCGACGTAGGTGAGCAACAGCGCCGCTCCGGTGGCGTCGAACCGGTACGCGCTCGCGTCGGCGACGAAGGGGATGAACATGACCTGCACGCCGGCGAAGGCGACGGAGATGAGAAAGAACGCGAGCACGAGGCCCCGAAGTCGCGGATCACGGAGGGCGTCGACGAACTGCGAGACGAGCGTGGTTCGCTCCGCCGGCGCGCGGTGGCGGTCGGGTTCGTCGAGGGCGACGCATGCGACCCCGAGGGCGACGAGGCTCATCCCCGCCGCGCCGAACGCGGGTAGCGAGAACCGCGTCGCCGGGATGGGGAGCGTCGACGCCATCCGAACCGCCGTCTCGCTCGCCAGCGCGCCGCCGATGGCCGGGCCGAAGATGAACCCCAGACTGAACGCGGCGCCGACGAGGCCGAGCGCCCGCGTCCGGCGCTCCGGTGGCGTCACGTCCGCCACGTACGCCTGCGCCGCGGCGATGTTGCCGCCCATCGCTCCGGCGAGGGCGCGGGCGAGAAAGAGCGTCGCGACGCCGCCGACGACGCCCCCGGCGGTACCGGCCTGGTCCGCGAGGCCGAAGACGGTCCACGCGACGGCGCTGCCCGCGAGCGAGAACAGGATCACCGGTCGCCGTCCCCAGCGGTCGGAGTACCGACCCAGCGCGGGGGCGGCGAGAAACTGCGTCAGCGAGTACGTCGCCGCCAACAGGCCGATGAACACGTCGCCGACGCCGAAACTCCGGACGTAGTACGGGAGGATGGGAACAACAATGCCGAAGCCGACGAGGTCGAGGAAGACGACGAACACCACGGTCGCCACCGCCCGGCGAGGTCGAGCAACGACGCCCGCCGCTCCGCTGGGGACGCTCATACCGGCAGGGGTGGGGCCAGCCACCTCTCGCAGCCTTTGTAAGTCATCGCACACCTGATTGCACGCGATCTGGCGATCAGGTGTGCAAACAGTTCAAAGGCTACTATAACTGTTGGGTCGTGGGCACCTCTCCCCTTCGGCAGGTTTTTGACCCGACTCGCGCAACTCGGTGGCATGGTTACGGTCAGGGCTCCCGCTACGAGTGCGAACCTCGGCAGCGGTTTCGATGTCTTCGGCGCCGCCCTCGACCGCCCCGCGGACGTCGTCAGGGTCGAGAAAGCAGATCGGACGACCATCGATGTCGTCGGCTACGGCAGCGAGTTCATCCCCGAAGACCCGGCGAACAACACCGTCGGCGCCGTCGCGGAGGCGCTCGACGCGCCGGCACACATCCAGATCGACAAGGGGATTCGGCCCTCGTCGGGGCTCGGCTCCTCGGGAGCGAGCGCCGCCGCCGCCGCGCTCGCCCTCAACGAACTCTACGATCGCGGCCTCACGCGGGAGGAACTGGTCCCGATCGCGGGCAAGGGCGAGGCCACCGTCTCCGGCGAGGTCCACCTCGACAACGTCGCTCCCGCGCTCCTCGGCGGATTCACCGTCGCCACCGGCCGCGACGTGACGACGGTCGATGCCGACATCCCGCTCGTGGCCTGCCTGCCGGAAATCGCCATCTCGACGCGTGACGCGCGGGATGTCGTCCCAGCGGGCGCGACGATGGAACAACTCATCTACACCGTCGGCCGGGCGGCGACGCTCACGACGGGGATGTGCCGGGACGACCCGCGCCTCGTCGGCAAAGGGATGCACGACCGTCTGGTCACGCCCGCCCGGGCTGACCTCATCTCGGGATACGATCTGGTCCGCGAGGCGGCGCTCGACGCGGGCGCGACGGGCGTCACCGTCAGCGGCGCTGGCCCGGGCGTGCTCGCCGCGTGTTACCCGGACGACCGCCGCGAGATCGCGGCCGCGATGGTCGCCGGCTTCGACGAGGCCGGCGTCGACGCGCGGGCCTACCAGACGAAAATCGGGACCGGCGCGACGCTCTATTAGACGCCGCGGCCCTGCAGCTGCTCGTCTTCCGGCATGTCGACGTTCGACTGCCCTTTCATCCCCTTGCCGACGTTCGTGGCGATTTCGGTCAGCCGTTCGGGGTCGTCCCAGTTGTTGACGGCCTCGACGATGGCCGTCCCCATCGCTTCGGGGTTTTCCGCGCCGAAGATGCCCGAGCCGACGAAGATGCCGTCACAGCCGTGATGCATCATGAGCGCCGCGTCGGCGGGCGTCGCGATGCCGCCCGCGGCGAAGTTGACGACCGGGAGCCGCCCCATCTCGGCGGTTTCGTGGACGAGTTCGCGCGGTGCGCCGTGTTCGCGCGCCCAGCGCTCGCGCTCCTCGTAGGCCATGCCCTCCAGCTGCCGGATGGCCCCCTTGATGGCGCGCTGGTGGGTGACGGCCTGATTCACGTCGCCCGTGCCCGCCTCGCCCTTGGTGCGGATCATCGCCGCGCCCTCGTCGATGCGACGGAGCGCCTCGCCGAGGTTGCGCGCGCCACAGACGAAGGGAGAGGTGAACTCCCGCTTGTCGATGTGGTACTCGTCGTCGGCGGGGGTCAACACCTCGCTCTCGTCGACCATGTCGGCGCCCGCGGCCTCCAGGATCTCGGCTTCCTTGGTGTGGCCGATGCGCGCTTTCCCCATCACCGGAATCGACACCTCGTCGAGGATCTCCTGCAGCGTTCCGGGATCCGCCATCCGGGCGACGCCCCCGCGCTTGCGGATGTCGGCAGGCACGGCTTCGAGGCTCATCACCGCGACGGCGCCGCAGTCCTCCGCGATGCGCGCCTGCTCGGCGTTGACGACGTCCATGATGACGCCCCCCTTCTGCATCTGGGCGAAACCGCGTTTCACTAGGTCCGTCCCGCGCCGCAGGTCTTCGAGGTCGGTCATACCTCTCGTTACGAGGGTATCCACTTAACGGCGGTCTTTCGGTAGATGTTGCCACCGCCTCACCGTCACCGATTTACCGGACCGCGTCTTGCTCACGACCATGAGTTCCGGGCCCACGTCGGACACGCTCGCTCGCCGCATCGGTGCGCTGTTCGACGGCGCCGGCCTGCCCGCTGCCGACCCGCTTCCGCGATGGCTCGCCCCCCTCCCGCGGGCCGTCGAGAACCTCGGCCTGTCGCTCGCCTGGGTCGTCGTCCTCACCAACCTCGTCGGCACCGCCTTCGGCTTCTGGTACTACCGCTTCCAGTTCGCGGCCGAACCGGTCGTCGCGTGGCCGCTCGTCCCCGACAGCCCCGTCGCCACGCTCTTCATCGCGTGCTCGCTCGGCCTCTGGAAACTGGGGCGGTCGAACGAGGTGGTGAACGCGCTCGCCTTCTTCGGCTGCTGGAAACTCGGCCTCTGGACGCCCTTCGTCCTCCTGGCTTTTGCCGACGGCTTCCTCGCGACGACGCCGCTCCCCATGTATCTCTTCCTCCTCGGCAGCCACCTCATGATGGCCGTCGAGGCGTTTCTCCTCCACCGCTACAGCGACTTCCCCGTCGGCGCCGTCGCCGTCGCCGTCGCGTGGTACGGCCTGAACGACGTGGTGGACTACTTCGTGCCCGTCGTGGGCACGCCCCACCACACGCTCCTGCCGGGCCAGCGCATCGTTGAGGGGGGGATCACGCATCTCGCGCCGATCCACGAGGTCGCCGCCGCGGGCGCCGTCGTCCTGACGCTCACGGCCACGTTTCTGACGCTCGCGACGCGGGTGAAAACGCTCGAATCGTGGGCGAACGCCGAGGACGGTTAGCCGACGTTCCGGCGCTCGGTGAACACGACCGTCTTCTGGTCGGACTCGATGGCCGTCCGGACGGTGATCCATCCGCCGGCCTGTCGGACCGCGTACGCCTCCGTCACCGACAGCTCGACCCGCTTTGTCGCCGTATGCGACGCGCCCGCATCCAAGGATCCGACGGCTTCGGTGCCCTCCCAGACGACGTCGCCGTCGGTGCCGTTCCCGGCGTAGATCCGGGTGTAGACGGTCACGCCCGTCGCCGATTCGCCGTCGTTCGACAGCGTCGTCGTCACGTCACGACACGTCTCTCCACACCTGTCGATCCGGTCGACGGTGAACTCGAACGCCGGCCCGGAGGGACCGGTGGCCGTCCCGGTCGTGTCGCTGCTCGCCTCGTCGTTCGTCCCGCCATCCGCCGTCGCCGTCGGTTCGGTCGCCGTGGGGAACGACTCGATCTCCGTT comes from Haloplanus sp. XH21 and encodes:
- a CDS encoding DUF1405 domain-containing protein, translating into MSSGPTSDTLARRIGALFDGAGLPAADPLPRWLAPLPRAVENLGLSLAWVVVLTNLVGTAFGFWYYRFQFAAEPVVAWPLVPDSPVATLFIACSLGLWKLGRSNEVVNALAFFGCWKLGLWTPFVLLAFADGFLATTPLPMYLFLLGSHLMMAVEAFLLHRYSDFPVGAVAVAVAWYGLNDVVDYFVPVVGTPHHTLLPGQRIVEGGITHLAPIHEVAAAGAVVLTLTATFLTLATRVKTLESWANAEDG